Genomic DNA from Ornithorhynchus anatinus isolate Pmale09 chromosome 14, mOrnAna1.pri.v4, whole genome shotgun sequence:
aggtccaagcgctcagtccagcgctctgcacaccgtaagcgctcagtaagaacATCTgggctgtgagcccgtggttgggcagggcctgtctgttgctgaaccgtagaggtccaagcgctcagtccagtgctccgcacccagtagacGCTCGGTGAAtacatttaggctgtgagcccgttgttgggccgggaccgactgtctctatctggtgccgaactgtacttttccagcgctcagtccagtggcctgcacacagtaagcgctcggtaaatacatttaggctgtgagcccgcggTTGGGCAGGGGCAGTCTCTAATCCGCCGCCGAATCGTCgagtccaagcgctcggtccagtggcccgcacggagtaggcgctgaataaatacgacgggACGAATGGAGCGCCTAAGAGGGGCACCGACCTAAACgcagggaatgagagagaggtagATCCGTCAGGGCTGCGTTTCCCTCCAGGTGgaggtgttggggggcggggaggggaggaggaggagggggggggaggatggatgGGGGAGCGGCCCCCGGCGtcctcgtcccccctccccccggaggcGGGGTAGCCAATGGGGTGCCTGGGCCGGGCCCTCCGGCCTGCCGGGGCTATATAGTAGGCGGCTccccgggaggccggggcgggggctggggggcgggggggtgggggaaagggaggagaagaggaggccgGCCGCCCGTCCGGCCCTCGGCTGGACCCGCGGCTCCCTTAATGGTGTCTGCGTGGCCGGGGGGAAACCCGATCGGCTAGATCCAGCCCCGGCCCGGAGGGGAGGGACCGGACAcggccagggggaggggaagggaaaaaaaaaaaagagaggccggggagagaggagagagaggagggagagaggggggagggaaaaaaatgtcttcttcctcccccagcgGGCAGCTCTCGGGTGCGGTGGCCATCAAGCAGGAGAACGGGGTGGACGCCCGTCCCCGGGGGGCTGCTCGGAGCCCCCCGCTGGACCCCGGTGGCGGAGGCAAGGACCGGTCGGCGGCCGGAGGGGCGACGCTGCGGACGGAACTCTCGGGGCGCGACCCCGCCTCGTCCTCCTCGGCggcctcgtcgtcctcgtcgtcgtcgtcgtcgtcgtcgtcgtcctcctcctcctccgcgcagCCCGCCCTGGCTTTCTCCCCCGACCACGTCGCCTGCGTCTGCGAGGCCCTGCAGCAGGGAGGCGACCTGGACCGGCTGGCCCGGTTCCTCTGGTCGCTGCCCCGCAGCGACCTGCTACGTGGCGGCGAGAGCCTGCTGAAGGCCCGGGCCCTGGTGGCCTTCCATCAGGGGGTCTACCCCGAGCTGTACAGCATCCTGGAGGGCCACAGCTTCGGGCCCGACAGCCACCCTCTGCTGCAGCAGCTGTGGTACAAGGCGCGCTACAGCGAGGcggagcgggcccggggccggccgctGGGCGCCGTCGACAAGTACCGGCTCCGCAGGAAGTTCCCGCTGCCCCGCACCATCTGGGACGGCGAGGAGACCGTCTATTGTTTCAAGGAGAAGTCGCGCaacgccctcaaggagctctacCGGCACAATCGCTACCCGTCGCCCGCCGAGAAGCGccacctggccaaggtcaccggGCTCTCGCTCACCCAGGTCAGCAACTGGTTCAAGAACCGGCGCCAGCGGGACCGGAACCCCTCCGAAACTCAGTCCAAGAGGTGAGCGGCGCGCCCCACCGCCCGCCTTCCCTCCTTCGCTTTTActgccctcccctctttcccggctcctcttcctcctctaccttttctctccctcctcttccttctactccccccttccttctcttcctctccttcttttacttccctcccctctttcccagctcctcttcctcttctttccctcctcctcctcctcctcctcctctcctccttcttcctcttcctcctcctcttttacttccctcccctcttttccagttcctcttcctcctctaccttttctttccctcctcctcctcctcctctccctcctccgccttctcttttacttccctcccctcttttccaactcctcttcctcctctaccttttctttccctcctcctcctcttcctcgtcctccttctcttttacttccctcccctcttttccaactcctcttcttcctctaccttttctttccctcctcctcctctcctccttcgtctcttcctcttcctcctttgcttttactttcctcccctctttccccagctcctcttcctcctctactgtttctttctctcctctttctctcctcctcttcctccttcttttacttccctcccctctttcccagctcctcttcctcctccttttacttccctcccctctttcccagctccccttcctcctctaccttttctttccctcctcctcctcctcctcccctccttctcccttcctcctctccctcctcctcctcctcttttacttccctcccctcttttccagctcttcctcttctaccttttctttccctcctcctccttctccttccccccctccctcctccacttctttcccccctcttctccccttctccctccttctcctccccttccccccacctctctccttcctccccccctccccccggctctttCTTTGCTGGCAAACATGGCGCTTACCTTAGCCGCTGGCCTTGCCTCCtgcccacctcgccccctccccctgctcccccgagACCAGTCCCGGCGGGCTCCggccgggaagggagggggaggggagaggggaggggggaaaaggggaaggggaggaggagaggccgcccccccccccaacccgggaGGTCtcctgtcgctgctgcccagcttctcgccccctcccaccacccccgccccatccGCCCCACTCCCCCAagacccttcctcctccattcattcagtagtatctattgagcgcttactatgtgcagtgcactgtactaagcgcttggagtgtacaattcactgGAGTGTACTTGGGTCCAGTGCAAAGGCAAAGGGaggctcgccccctccccgctatGACCAGCTTCGACCCTGGGCGCTCACACCGGAGCAGACCCACAGACACGCACACTCGGACCCCGATCTCTGCCTTCACCCCTGCATTTCCCCGccacatgcccccccccccccacctgcccgCACACAGCTATCCCGcattctctctattgctgtttggtcctttcccaagcgcttagtacagtgctctgcacacagtaagcgctcgacgaggACGACCGAAGGAATGAACTAAAACACCAACGCTCCCAAGCCTTTGCGACCCCCACCGTtgggcccccccccggcccatctCCAAGGCCGCGATCGGGCTGcccggtgggaggggaggggggcggggagggggtcgtgggacggcggggaaggggcgggctgGCCACGGTCGATCATCTCCCCCGCCGCCGGGTTTCTCCTCGAAGGCAGCAGCATCGGTTGGCAACGTGGGGGTGCGAGGCCCGAGGCCGCTCGGTGTTGTGAAACCTGATTCTGGCCCTTGGAGGGGGCAGTGgaaaggcggggggtggggggtggggggtggggggcggtcatcTCTGTCCGGCCGCCGCTGCGACGTCCAGCTCCCTTTCTTGCAGGTTCTCTTCCGCAAAAAATATCCTCTTTGGGTCTGTGTgcgtgtggcttggtggaaaaaccgagggcttgggaatcagaggatgtgggttctgattccgcctcctccacttgcctgctgtgtgaccttggacaagccacttcacttctctgggcctcaggtcatgggttctgatcccggctccttcacttgtcagctgggtggcttggggcaagtcacttcacttctccgggcctcagttaccgcatctgtaaaatgggggtgaagactgggagccccacgtggggcgacctgatcaccttgcatttcTCCCCGCCGCCCTTACCCCcggacgcttagaacagtgctcggcacatggtaagcgcttagcaaataccatcagcgtggtttcgtggaaagagcacgggcttgggagtcagaggttgtgggttctcgtcccggctccgccacttgtcagctgggtgactttgagcaagtcacttcgcttctcggtggcctcggtgacctcatcttaaaaatggggatgaagactgtgagccccacgtgggacaacctgattaccctgattaccctagcgcttagaacagtgcttagcacgtagtgagcgcttaacaaataccaaggttattattattatcatgatctcatctgcaaaatgggaatgaagactgtgagccccacgagggacaacctgattaccttgtatctaccccagagctcagaacggggcttgacacacagtaagcgcttagcaaataccataactgttatgttttgtgcgtgtgtgtgtgtgtgtctgcccgTCTGTCTGCCCGGGTACCGCTGAGCAGACTTGGGTCTGTGTGCTCGTTGTGTAGAAGTTTCCGAACTATGTGTGTGAGGGATCTGGTAGATGCGTGTTGTGTGTAACTGGGAAGAcctgtgtgtttgtttgtgtttGCCCGTGGATTTCTGTTCCCTGGGGTATTTGTGAGTTTGTGTGGGTGCGGTGATCGTAGACATCGTCTTCAtcaagcgcctaccgtgtgcaccGAACAGCACTCGGCGCTGAGGGTCTGAGCCCGTGGGAATGTGTGCGTAATAATTATATCAATTACggcatgtattaagcgctcactatgtgccgggcagtgtactgagcgctggggtggatacaaacaaatgggatgggggacaatccccgccccgcaaggggctcgaagtcttaatccccattttaccgatgcggtaactgaggcacagggaagtcgagtgccttgcccaaagccacacggcagacaagcggcggcgtcgggattagaacccacgaccgtgtgtgtgtgcgagtgtgtgtACCTGGACCGTgctggggccgggcgggcccccCCGAGCGGCAGGGAATCGctgtgattgatcgatcgattgatcgagaggggaagggaggggagggccgggggaggcccgggggtccggccAGGTGGAGGTGACCCCCCGCGCCCAGGCAGCATTCCAGGGCTCTcctgcccgccccggccccgcccccacccctcccctccccctccccctccccccgcggccgGGGGCCCCCGGCATTcctcccggggggagggggagggggccaaagggaggagggggccaggcgcCCGGGCTGAGCCCGCCCAGGGCCCCTGCAGCTGGAGACAACCAGCCAGTCCAAAACAAACGgccaaggagaaaggaaaaggcggggggagggggcggaccctGGACCCCCGacgacccccccccacccacccacccacgacCCCCTCGGGGGCACCCACGAGGAGCCCCCCGCGGGCGCAGgacaggggatggggaaggactgTGCGGCTGGACCGCCGCCCCCCAGCAGCCCTGCGAGCTGGGGGTCCCCAGGAAgagccccctgcctttcccccctcggtgccccccactcccctccccccatccgccCCCCGTGAGTCACCCCCTTTCAGCCGCGACGGCGGCTCAGCTTCAGCTCGTAAATCAGCCCTCTCGCAGCTCTGCAGCCGCAGCCCAGGGTCCCTAATCCCCTCCCTAAAGTGAACCAGACCCTCCAGGCACCCGGCTGTCTCGCTCCGGCCCCCCAACACTCGTGCACACGTGCATGCGTGTTCTCGTGCACACGTGTGCACACCCCCTACACGTGAGTACGCACACGCACGCCTGTCTCCAGGAGGAAACATCCCCTAGGGACTtggccttctctcccactccccgccGACTCCCGGCCACATGGAGTGGGTCTCTGAGGAGGAAACATCCCCTAGGGACTtggccttctctcccactccccgccGACTCCCGGCCACATGGAGTGGGTCTCTGAGGCCGAGGGCCAGGGTGAGGCCGGGCGGGGGATGGCGGGGGGTGGAGGTCCTTGCCTCCCACCCACCAGGCGGCTTGTCCGCACGGTCTGGTGGACCCCTTTGTACCTCCTTCGGTCCTGTAACAGCTCCCGCCAGCCAAAAGATGGATCTGCCCCCAGCTCGGCGGGCCTCCCCGGTGGCAGGTCGGCCCCGGGGTTCCAGGGGTCATCTTCCCCCAAGGCCCTAAAGGCTAAGGGTCAGAAAAGTCGAGTCTTCAAGGCCCCAGAAACAGCACTGGTTTTGAAAGAAACAGACATCCCGAACCCAAGGTCCTGAGCACTGACCATTCCCCTAGCACAGCACCCTGCTGAGAATCTGGGGGATTTGCTGGGATGGGCCAAAGTGGGGTCCCCTTGGCAGCGTAAGACCCGAAGCTGCGGTGTCCGGCCCCGATCGCCTAGGCCTGTCAGAAATCAACTGGGCTGTGGaggtagggggtggggtgggggaggttttccacccctgcctccatccccaccAACTGGTCGGACTTCAGCACAGAGGGTTTCAGCCCAAATCAGGGGCAGAAACTCCTGGCCTTCAGCTTCCAGGCTGTCCTCCAGCTCACTCTCGATTTTAAAGAGAGGCTCTTTGAGCTCACCCCCAGTCGAtcaatcgagaagcagcctggcatagcagaaagagaagcggcacggctcagtggaaagagccgggcttgggagtcagaggtcatgggttctaatcccggctccgccgcttgccagctgtgtgactttgggcgagtcacttaacttctctgtgcctcagatacctcatctgtaaaatggggattaaaactgggagccccacgtgggacaatctgatcaccctgtatccccccagcgcttagaacagtgctttgcacatagtaagcacttaacaaataccaccattattattattatcattagacggtaaggaggttctgcttgatgtggaaatggattggcaaccattagagatttttgaggagtagggactgaactctttttttttaagaaaaacgatccaggcagcagactggagtggggagaaatggtagAAAAGGAGTGAGAGGTTGATGTAGTAGAGAAGAAGGGCTATTtattgcttatattaatgtccgtctccccctctatactctaagttcatcgtgagcagggattgtgtctaccaactgtcaaattgtattctcccaagcgcttagtacagtgctgtgcacacagcactcaataaatgccattgattgatcatttgataTGCTCCCACTCTGCTCTTCACCCCTGCCAAGCTCCTCTCATCGATCCGCCTCGCCTCTCCCATCTCCGACCTTAGACTCACACCCTTCctgctgcctggaactctttcccctctcAAATAGAACTAATGATATCTATTAAAcattccctgtgtgcagagcactgtagtatgtgccgggaaagaatacacaggttcctgtcccttggggactcacgatctaagagtctaggtggggagaagggacttgaGACAAATACCTTAGGAGTGATGGAACAAGAACAAATACACAgtatagaccacagctctcccccgcctcaaagccctcctagaaACCCACTCCCACGACTCCTGGCTGTGTCCTAGCAACAGCcaccctaacacacacacacacacacacacacacacagaacctCCCATAGCCTTTAAATATGTAGCGACGAATACCTAAGTgcttcatccatttattcagccATCCTCACTCTTGCTATAAATATCTGTATTTATAGTTTGCTCCTCTTCCCACTATATTCATGCTATCTATGCTGGTTATTTCCCCTACTAGATTATAAGCGCTTTGAGGGAAGAGAGTGTGTCTTTTACTTTGATtgtatcaattagtcaatcaaccatatttattgagtggttaccgtatgtatgcagagcactgtactaagcgtttgggaaaatccAGTGGAGTCGgtccacacattccctgcccacggcgagcttacagtctagagtattccTCCTCGCGcacggcacagtgctctgcgctccgtGTAGGGGAAGcccagcccagtgccctgcacacagtaggtttccggtccagtactctgcaaacagcagcCTCTATATCAAACCTATTAAATGAGTTGAGTGAAAGAGATAAGAGCCCCACGCTTTGCTTCCGACCAGCCCCCTGACCGCCTGTCCGTCTTGATTTCCCCCCCTCTCACAGTGAATCGGATGGAAACCCCAGCACCGAAGACGAGTCCAGCAAGGGACACGAGGACCTGTCTCCTCACCCGCTGTCCAACTCCTCCGACGGAATAACCAGCCTAACCCTGTCCAGTCACATGGAGCCAGTGTACATGCAGCAGATCGGAAACACGAAAATATCGTTGAGCCCTTCGGGAGTCTTGCTCAATGGAAGCCTGGTGCCCGCGAGCCCTTCTCCGGTCTTCCTTAACAGTAGTTCCTTCATTCAGGGGCCCAACGGGACGATCCTCAACGGACTAGGGGTGGACGAGTCCCAGGCCGCGGCTCTGAACCCCCCAAAGGCGGCGGCCGCCGCCATCGTGAGCAACGGCGTCCCCATGGCCGACATCCTGGCGCCCTCTTCGGAGGACGCGAAGGTCCTGCAGGGCTCCGGGGCCCCCGCTGCGGTCACCACATCCTACAGCCCCAGCGCCCCAACCCCTTCCTTCCCCGGTCTGATCCCAAGCGCCGAAGTTAAGCAAGAAGGAGCTCCCGCGGTCGCCTCGCAGGACGGGGGCTCCGTGGTCACGTTTACAACTCCCGTACAAATCAACCAGTATGGCATCGTCCAGATCCCCAGTTCAGGGGCCGGTGGCCAGCTGCTGAACGGAAGCATCGGCTTTTCTCCGCTGCAGCTGCCTCCCGTCTCCGGCACAGTCTCCCAAGGTAAAGGGCCTTTTGCCTCCCAGTACCCTGGGAGTGGGTGAGTACCTGTTTTCCTCAGCCTTAAACAGCTGCGCTCTGAGACACCTTGgccggggttgaggggaggggagacccacGGCCCAGCCGCCTCGGGGGCTGCTGGACACCAAAATCACCGTCCTCGTCCCCCCACCCTGTAACACCTGCTGGTGACAGTCAGATTGCGCCActcgggagggccggggggatgaGCTGATGGAAAAATACCGTCCTGAGCAGGTCTTGCCAGCTCGACCGTTATAGAAATGCGAGTCAAGCAGTGCTTACAAAATAAGCCATTGCGTGGGTTTGGGAGATTAAAAATTAATATGGCAGCCTAGGACGAGGAGTGATCTTAGCCGGTGGTGAGTCTGCGTGTGCTTTGCCCAACCGTTATTTTTGGACCCAAACTCTTGTGCCAGGGGGAACGAGAAATCCGTCCCCGCAGCGGCCTTGGCCCACTGCAGTGGGTGAGGTAGGCCCCTCCGATCATTAGGCGAattctttgttttgtatttccccaacgcttagttcggAACAGTGCTccaggtgagcgctcagtaaactccACAGCTGCCACTAGGAGAACCGCCCTAAAGGAAAATCCAGAAGAGgagtctctcaatcaatcaatcagtggtattcactgagtgcttactaagtgcagagcgctgtactaagcacttgagagagtacggtataatgacagtcacatttcctgcccacaatgagtttacagtcgagagagtacaacagagtttagcagtcatggtccctgccctcaaggagcactctactgtgtgcagaacactgtactgagcacatgggagaatcaAGGAGCTTTAGGGATGTGTGATTTTGTTTCAAATTTTACCCCGACAGGCTCACTCACCCAAAATGGGTCATCTTTTCTTAAGGGGCAACTGGAAGCACTGTTTTTAGGTTCGATATCCATCTTTGGGGATTAAGGTCATCACGGTCCGGAGGGTGGAGGAGCTGAGGTGTGAGGGCCTGCTCGGTCACCAACTTCCCAGCCCTAAGGTGTGCTTAACTGACTCCAACAAAAAGCAGACCTTGTTCTGCTGCACTCGgggctcccccttctctccatgaCTGGCCACCCCTGAATCACTGCTCCTTTGCCCCAAGCTACCCTGCAGTTCATGGCCCTGGGAAGCAGTCCTGTCTGTGCCCCTGAAAAATGTGGGAATGTCCCTTTTTTTGTCCCCCTTTCAAGCACGGGACCCTTACCTTTCTGGGAGTGGGCTCCTTAGAGCCTCCCCATGCTTCTTGTCTCTATGTGAGTCGTGGAAACCTAACAGAGAGGTAAAGGTGATTCCCATCTTTACGTCTATGTGCCTGAAATGGTGGAGGGCAGTGTAGCTATCTCAGGGCAGAGTAACCAAGGCCCTGGTGGTGCCCACGATCCAGAGAGCTAAGCCCATTGGGAATCCTTACGTAACAGCCAAACCACAGATAACGTTCTGGACGCCAGGCCCCGTTGAGCTTGACGGGTCCGACGCGCCCtcatcccaggcttgtgctcatgGGCGAACTTCCCCGGAAGCTCATCGGGGGAAGGCAAAGCCGGCCAACTGGAACTACCCAAGAGCAGGAGGGAAATGTTTCTGCCCAGAAGATGATTAGGGCATAgagtttaaattttttaaaatgcgATGGTGAGTAGGGAGAAGAATAGCCCTTTACACTATAATGACTAAGATCAAATAACCAAGCTGGTAGTCCTCAACCTGTTCCGCTTAATCGAAGTCATACCCTCAATCCACTGGGTTTAGGAAGCAACGTTTCTCTCGTGTGGTGGCGATGTCCATGTGTGAGAGCTGAGGGTTTCTGGCGCCTGCCCTGAAGCCCAGAACTGCAGCTTAGCCTGGATCCAGGAGGCTCTGCCTTCTGAAAAGTGAATAGGGCACCTGAGCTTGGGGGACTTTTAGTGCAAAGCCAGACAAGTCTGTTGTCATTTCTGCCTGTGCCGTGTGGAGGCCACACATTTTCCTACCTTCGTCCAGTGGGGAGGGATTCCATTTTCCCTCGGAAATGACTTTCTTTAGGTGTTCCTCCGTTTTGTAGTGGCTTACTGGATTCAGTGGAAGCCTCCCCTATCATAAATCTGAGCCCTCAAACCAAATTTTTTACCTGCGCAGGTGAGTCACCTATCATCGGATGGTTTAATGCCCCATTTTTCAGCTATTGACCCTGAAGTCCCGAGCCTGGGTCACCCACTGGCCTCTCCTTTCAACTACAAAGTGTAGGATTTCTGAGGCCCGTTCAGAACTCTTGCTGACATTCCGGCCAGGGGCAGGGCATAATTGTCTTCTTTATCCGCCGTTCAAAGGAGCCCTGTGTCTGCCCGTATCTACGCAGGCAATGCGTTTTCCAAATAAAACATTTATTTCAGCAAATAAATGTTTCCCTTGGCTGCACTCTGCCGGCCCAAAGCTGGGGATCTGAGCTGACCTGTGTTTCGTAGGGAAACATCTTGGAACAGAAGCAACGGCTTCCGTTCCTTTGACCGAAGCAAAGTCTGCATTGGAGGCCTCACTTGGTCCTTCTATGTGCTCCGCGATGGCAGAGGCTTACCGGACCCCAGGTTTCTCAGGCCTGTGTGAGCTGTGAGGACTGGGACGAGGATGGGGGGACATTGTCGCAGCCGGCGGCTAGGGAGAAGCCCGGATGCAGCTGGACTGTGCCAGAGACAAGCTTCTGGAAATGTCCGCACATCCCTGCTGCAGCTAGCCTCAAGCTCCAGGCTTGTAATCCTGATCACCTCAGTTGAAAGTCTGTGCTGTGGCTAGGTCTGCTCAGGCTTACGTTGGGGCAAACTGCCCCAGCGGTATGGTGCTGCCAGAATCGTCCTAGGACCAGGGTTTTGACCAGAGTTGAACAATGCCTCGGTCAgcactcttccatgctgctggTGGAGTTGGGGGCCGGGTTTGGGGGCTCTGGCAGGATCCAAATGGGTTGTCTATACTACATAAATTCTCCGCGGTGTGAGGACAGATCTGCTCACTCATCTGCTTTGGGGTAGAACTCCAGTCATGGTCAGGGTCTGGAGGCAGATCGGGGGAGGATCCCGGGAAGTACCTCATTCGGGCTCAATCTGTAAGGGGCATCTGTCTCTACGCTCCCCTTGAAACATGGCCCAGCTTCTCAGGCGACAGGGGCAGCTCTCAGGGCTAGAAAAGCCAGCCCTGGAATGATGGGTATGGTGGGGGTTGAGCTTGGATGGGAAAAACCAGGGCAGATGGGCATGGATCGTCGAGGGTCAGAGGGACATCTCAGACCCATAGTGTTCAGTTTCTGGCTTAGGAGG
This window encodes:
- the SIX4 gene encoding homeobox protein SIX4; translated protein: MSSSSPSGQLSGAVAIKQENGVDARPRGAARSPPLDPGGGGKDRSAAGGATLRTELSGRDPASSSSAASSSSSSSSSSSSSSSSSAQPALAFSPDHVACVCEALQQGGDLDRLARFLWSLPRSDLLRGGESLLKARALVAFHQGVYPELYSILEGHSFGPDSHPLLQQLWYKARYSEAERARGRPLGAVDKYRLRRKFPLPRTIWDGEETVYCFKEKSRNALKELYRHNRYPSPAEKRHLAKVTGLSLTQVSNWFKNRRQRDRNPSETQSKSESDGNPSTEDESSKGHEDLSPHPLSNSSDGITSLTLSSHMEPVYMQQIGNTKISLSPSGVLLNGSLVPASPSPVFLNSSSFIQGPNGTILNGLGVDESQAAALNPPKAAAAAIVSNGVPMADILAPSSEDAKVLQGSGAPAAVTTSYSPSAPTPSFPGLIPSAEVKQEGAPAVASQDGGSVVTFTTPVQINQYGIVQIPSSGAGGQLLNGSIGFSPLQLPPVSGTVSQGNIAVNASTTEGGAFTSDSTTVPPGKVFFSPLAPSTVVYTVPHPGPVLGPVKQESLERSLVFSQLMPVNQNAQLSVSMTPETIAGPSLHPMTPSLVSEAPAQNFSLAPPTLLTPTELTLDLPEGQAVSTPVTSTSTVISISNTSYATLQNCSLITGQDLMSISMAQQALGDLVSAPADRGAHAAATGPQDFAQQHRLVLQSVPDLKENFLPRSEDKAEGNLMLLDSKSKFVLDAVVGTVCEDLEPDKKELAKLQTVQLDEDMQDL